From a region of the Arachis ipaensis cultivar K30076 chromosome B09, Araip1.1, whole genome shotgun sequence genome:
- the LOC107617016 gene encoding uncharacterized protein LOC107617016, with protein MKNSMLYFSFALLYTFLLSTHVLTHEIPNNEERIPAQNNNAWPYELEGSTSGYHLPSYYFQEANPSLVPNAKKGHYTTRLVGYTPSDYQLDKTMIDISFPGGRINFPWPFSSSMFVAPKTDEASPLYTATSTSYHRANQYPSYFGDTENPKSRRMMRNRKLFMMEPSEVNEKFTHIFPTKTSNMIHGGKGYGDIDEATTT; from the exons ATGAAGAATTCAATGTTATACTTTTCATTTGCTCTTCTTTATACTTTTCTCTTATCAACACACGTCTTAACTCATGAAATACCAAATAATG AGGAGAGAATTCCAGCACAAAATAACAATGCATGGCCTTATGAGTTAGAAGGTTCAACAAGTGGCTATCATCTTCCCAGTTACTACTTTCAAGAAGCTAATCCTTCTTTGGTACCTAACGCTAAAAAGGGTCACTATACTACTCGTTTGGTTGGCTATACTCCCAGTGACTATCAACTTGACAAAACAATGATAGATATTAGTTTTCCGGGTGGTAGAATAAATTTTCCTTGGCCATTTTCAAGTTCTATGTTTGTGGCACCAAAAACTGATGAAGCAAGCCCTCTTTATACTGCTACTTCGACTAGTTACCATCGTGCCAATCAATATCCATCATACTTCGGAGATACTG AGAATCCTAAAAGTAGAAGAATGATGAGAAATCGTAAATTATTTATGATGGAGCCTTCAGAAGTTAATGAAAAGTTTACTCATATTTTTCCAACAAAGACTTCCAACATGATACATGGCGGTAAAGGATATGGAGACATTGATGAGGCGACAACAACCTAA